The DNA sequence CAACGGCCCCACCCAGCGGGAGGACCAGACGCTTCACTCGGGTGTTCAAGGAAACTCCTTGGGCTGTCGTGGAACGCATCCTGCGTCCCATGCGTCAGTAAAGGGATGGCATGGAAGATACAGGCGAGATCTTGTGGGTCGGTAGCGGTTTCGGCGACCAAAGTTGATCTCCGTTCGCCGTGACCGTTCCGTGACCTTAGGGGTTGCGGGATCGCCGTCTGGAGCCGGGTCGCATTCCCGCAGATCACTGGCGTAACAGGCGTTCCAGGGCGGGCTGGTGCGGATCGGGCGTGTCCGGTTCCCGATTCCTTTGGTGTGATGTAAATCACACGAGCTGGATGGCACCAAACCACACCCTCCACACGTCAAAAGGGCCACACATACCGGCCGACGCCGGCTACAGCGGCTCTGCGCGCGCCTGTGCGTCCTCCAGGCGCGTCGGAACGGCCTCCAGCGAGTGATCTTCCACGCGGGGCCCGAAGGGCGTTCTGAAGCCCGCTGGGCGCCTCATCCGCATCGCCCTCGCCGTCCGGGCCGCCGCCACCTGTACGCGAACGGCGACGCCTCCGACCCGGTGGCCGGGGGCGTCGCCGTTGGTGGGATGGGCCGATCCGTTCCGGTCGACGTGCCGGCTAGGACCAGGCGCTCGGCGGATCAGCCCGTACGCTGCGTGGTGGCGATCTTGTAGATGACGTAGGTGGACTTGGTGAAGCTCGGCGACGAGATGTGGTCGTAGCGCCGGTCCGCGTTCCGGTCCCAGGTGCGGCTGTTCACGCCGTTGAGGTAGCCGTTGCCGGTGGTGCTGTTGTAGCGGACCAGCCAGGGCCCGCCGCTCGCCCCCGCGGTGAACATGCACGGGAACGCCAGGCCGCGGTTGAGCAGGAGGTTGGGGGCGGTGACCCGGATCCGGGTGCGCGTCACGCACCAGCGCATCGAGGTGCCGTCGAAGGGACGGGTGCCGTCCGGCTGCTCGCCGGCGGGGTAGCCGAACGCGTGGGTGACCACGTTCCGCGGCTGGTCCCACAGGAAACCCTGCCCGCCGACGTTGTCCTCGAGCCGCCCCACGTCCACCCGCCGATAGACGGGGTTGCCCTTCGCGTCCCGCTTCGGGTTGCCCTTGGCGTCCTTCTCCGGCTCCCAGGTGAAGCCGCGGTGCACGGTGACGAAGGCGTAGTCGTAGTCCCAGTCGACCAGGCCGGCGAAGTTGTCGTGCAGGTTGAGGGTGTGGCCGACGTAGATGCCCCACTCGGTCCGGCCGTCCGAGGTGTAACCGGGGATGAAGATCCAGTCCTCGACCGGCTTCATCTGCTGGACGTCGTACGCGCAGTGCGCGGCGGTGGCCACGAGGTTGCGGTTCGGCGAGTGCACGGCCGTGGCCGAGCAGAAGTAGTGCCGATTCCCGATGCGGAAGAAGACCTTGCCGACGCTGGTGGGCAGTCCGTTCTTCACC is a window from the Thermopolyspora flexuosa genome containing:
- a CDS encoding trypsin-like serine peptidase, which produces MSPRAKRLAATLAGMLAATVAAVLTATPAPAAVVPGTRSAPVPDWVMTVPLAQRDADVRRVMDYWTPDRLKAASSYATPARRAPQTSPSPTGTTTSTSADTGRPTTVQPTRGRAQVKNGLPTSVGKVFFRIGNRHYFCSATAVHSPNRNLVATAAHCAYDVQQMKPVEDWIFIPGYTSDGRTEWGIYVGHTLNLHDNFAGLVDWDYDYAFVTVHRGFTWEPEKDAKGNPKRDAKGNPVYRRVDVGRLEDNVGGQGFLWDQPRNVVTHAFGYPAGEQPDGTRPFDGTSMRWCVTRTRIRVTAPNLLLNRGLAFPCMFTAGASGGPWLVRYNSTTGNGYLNGVNSRTWDRNADRRYDHISSPSFTKSTYVIYKIATTQRTG